From Monomorium pharaonis isolate MP-MQ-018 chromosome 9, ASM1337386v2, whole genome shotgun sequence, the proteins below share one genomic window:
- the LOC105831530 gene encoding mRNA-capping enzyme translates to MSSENKGSRGVPPRWLDCPRKAMRLIQGKFLAFKTPLSSAYDSQVPEACRFTLDMLFDYLKSQKLKMGLWIDLTNTSRFYNKDSIENYDCRYVKLQCRGHGETPSEEQTRAFVQLCNNFIAHNPLEIIGVHCTHGFNRTGFLIISYLVEMDGTSVDAGLAEFATARPPGIYKGDYIKELYKRYDDMDDAPPPPARPAWCLEYDEANIPDTDEGPSTENENCQEEKGSKKRRRENTFNKNPVFMAGIPGVTPILEKKKLFGIQRRVQEICGWEKTGFPGSQPVSMDCENIMLLHTKPYRVSWKADGTRYMMLVQGDGEIFFIDRDNSVFEVNGLKFPHVRENRCLRDTLMDGEMVIDKDRGKDIPRYLVYDVIMYDGQDVSKLPFDPDRYSIIETKIIAGRLRAMKEGRLIKEREPFSVRLKYFWDVTQSKSLLGEKFAKQLSHEPDGLIFQPAKEKYCTGVSTEVLKWKPLSLNSVDFKLRIVTESGVGIVPRKIGHLYVGGLNTPYGTLKITKQIRDMDNAIVECKFENGQWVFMRQRIDKSYPNSISTAEAVCRSINKPVTKERLLDYIEKYRFARDDTDLMPPPNKKPKP, encoded by the exons ATGTCGAGCGAGAACAAAGGTTCTCGCGGAGTGCCACCTCGCTGGCTCGACTGTCCGCGCAAGGCGATGAGGCTGATCCAGGGCAAGTTCCTGGCCTTCAAGACGCCCCTGTCCTCGGCCTACGATAGCCAGGTGCCCGAGGCGTGTCGCTTTACCCTGGACATGCTTTTTGACTACCTGAAAAGTCAAAAATTGAAGATGGGCCTGTGGATAGACCTGACCAACACATCGAGGTTTTACAATAAAGACAGCATAGAGAATTACGATTGTAGGTACGTGAAGCTGCAATGCCGCGGCCACGGCGAGACCCCGTCCGAGGAGCAGACCCGCGCCTTCGTGCAGCTTTGCAACAATTTTATTGCTCACAATCCACTGGAAATTATCGGCGTGCACTGCACGCATGGTTTCAATAGGACTGGTTTTCTCATAATCAGTTACCTGGTGGAGATGGACGGGACTAGTGTTGACGCGGGCCTGGCGGAATTTGCCACCGCGCGACCACCTGGAATTTACAAAGgcgattatataaaagaactaTACAAACGATATGATGATATGGACGATGCGCCACCACCACCCGCGAGACCAGCGTGGTGTTTGGAATACGACGAGGCCAATATCCCTGACACTGACGAAGGACCGAGCACGGAGAACGAGAATTGCCAGGAGGAGAAGGGCAGCAAGAAAAGAAGACGcgaaaatacttttaataaaaatccagTATTTATGGCTGGTATACCTGGCGTTACtccaattttagaaaaaaagaaactgttTGGAATCCAGAGGCGAGTCCAAGAGATCTGTGGATGGGAGAAGACAGGATTTCCCGGTTCTCAGCCTGTATCCATGGATTGCGAAAATATAATGCTGTTACACACAAAGCCATATAGAGTATCTTGGAAAGCCGATGGCACAAG ATACATGATGTTAGTACAAGGTGatggagaaatattttttatagataggGACAACAGTGTCTTTGAGGTAAATGGTTTGAAATTTCCACATGTACGAGAAAACCGATGTTTGAGAGATACTCTAATGGATGGT GAAATGGTGATTGACAAAGACAGAGGCAAAGATATTCCTAGATATTTGGTATACGACGTTATTATGTATGATGGGCAAGATGTTAGTAAATTACCATTTGATCCTGATCGTTATTCCATTATCGAGACAAAGATAATCGCCGGTAGGCTCAGAGCTATGAAAGAAGGACGATTAATAAAGGAACGGGAGCCATTTTCCGTGCGACTCAAGTATTTTTGGGATGTGACGCAGAGCAAGAGTCTGTTGGGCGAAAAATTTGCGAAGCAACTCTCTCATGAGCCAGATGGTTTGATATTTCAACCCGCTAAGGAGAAGTACTGTACGGGAGTTTCCACAGAGGTTTTGAAGTGGAAGCCATTGTCGTTGAACTCCGTAGATTTTAAACTGAGGATTGTCACGGAATCTGGCGTGGGGATTGTGCCGCGAAAGATTGGTCATCTTTACGTGGGAGGATTGAATACGCCATATGGCACACTCAAAATCACCAAGCAGATAAGAGATATGGACAACGCGATTGTCGAGTGTAAATTCGAAAATGGTCAATGGGTCTTCATGCGACAACGAATAGACAAATCTTATCCAAATTCAATCTCAACTGCTGAGGCTGTATGCAGGAGCATCAATAAGCCGGTTACGAAAGAGCGGCTGTTGGATTATATCGAGAAATACAGATTTGCACGGGATGACACGGACCTTATGCCACCACCAAACAAAAAACCTAAACCTTGA